In Candidatus Thermoplasmatota archaeon, the genomic window AGAAGCCAGGCATAGAAGCGCTAAAACTGCATCCTTTTTATCAAGGCAAAGTGGAGGTAGTGCCTAAATGCGCTATTCGTGGGTTTGACGATTTCGCAATCTGGTATACCCCTGGAGTAGCAGAGCCTTGCAAAGAAATAAAAGATGATATTGAGAAAGTCTATGAGCTTACAAATAAATGGAATAACGTTGCTGTCGTGAGTGACGGCACAAGAGTTCTAGGTTTGGGAGATATTGGGCCACATGCTGGTATGCCTGTAATGGAGGGAAAAGCTCTTCTCTTCAAATATCTTGGAGGCGTTGACGCATTCCCAGTATGCCTTGCAACTAAGGATGCAGAGGAAATTATTGAGGCAGTAAAAATCATAGAGCCTTGTTTCGGAGGTATTAACTTAGAAGATATAGAGCAGCCTAAATGCTTCTATATTTTAGATAGACTAAGAAAAGAGATGGATATTCCTGTTTGGCATGACGATCAGCAGGGTACCGCTGCTATTACACTTGCAGCTCTTATCAATGCACTTAAGCTCGTAGGCAAAAAAAAGCAAGAAGTTCTTATTGCAATGATAGGCGCTGGCGCTGCTAATATATGCGCTGCTAGAATTATTATAAAAGCAGGCGTAAAGCCAGGAAATATAATAATGGCAGATAGTAAAGGTATTTTGAACAAAGATAGAAAAGAGCTTGAAAAAACGCATCCTGAGAAATGGGAGCTGTGCTTGAAAACTAATTCTGAAAACAGGCATGGCAACATTCCAGAAGCTTTGAAAAACGCTGATGTATGTATTGCAGCCTCTAAGCCAGGACCTGACACTATAAAAAAAGAATGGATTGCTGAGATGAACGATAACGCAATTGTATTCACAGAAGCTAACCCAGTACCAGAAATATGGCCTTGGGAAGCTAAAGAAGCGGGCGCTAGAATAGTAGCTACTGGAAGAAGCGATTTTCCAAACCAGATAAATAATTCTATTGGCTTCCCAGGCATTTTCAGAGGTACTTTAGATGTGCGCGCTAAAACTATTACTGATGAAATGTGTATTGCTGCTAGCTTCGAGCTTGCAAAATGCGCTGAGGATAAAGGTCTACATGAAGAATATATTGTGCCAACGATGGATGAATGGGAGGTATTTCCTAGAGAAGCAGTTGCAGTTGCACTAAAGGCAATAGAGCAAGGAGTTGCCAGAAAGTGTCTAACCAAGAAAGAGCTTTACGAAATTGCTTGTAGTGTAATAGAAAGAGCTCGAAATCTTACTAAAGTCAGTATGAAGGAAGGCTTTATTAAAAAACCTTTGTAATAAAAGAAAGTTTTATTACTCTTCGAGCAGATAGCTTTTTAAGATGATAAGCTACGATAGAATAAAAACTTACGTTAGTGGTTTAGATGAAAAGATGGAAGGCGGCATTCCTAAGCGCTATGTGGTACTTATCTCTGGACCTGCAGGCAGTATGAAATCTTCGCTTGTGTTCAACATTCTTTATAACAGTGCTAGAGAGCGTAAAATTAAGGGCTTGTATCTTTCACTTGAGCAGAGCAGAGAGAGCCTTATTAGACACATGCAGAAACTTAATATGAATATAGAAAATGTGAAAGACTATGTTACAGTAATGGATCTTGGTAAGGTTAGAAAGGAAGTAGGCGAAGAGGTTGTTGCAGCCGGCTTTAAAATAGAAGAAGGTCGTAAAATCAGCTGGATTCGCTCACTCAAAGATCAAATAGAGAATTACAAGCAAATGCTGAGATTTGAAATTGTAGTAATAGACTCGCTAGACGCTCTTTGCGCACTTTCTGTAATGGACAATCCTCGCAGCGAAATGTTCCATTTTTTTGAAGACTTGCGTAGTCTTGGACTTACTACCTTCGTAGTTTCTGAAATGCCTGGCGAAAGTAAGCTTTTCGGCAAATACGAAATTGAGAGCTTTCTAAGCGACGGTATAATTCATCTTGCAACTGAGAGAACTGGCAAAACAGTAGGCAGATATATTAGCGTAGTTAAAATGCGTGAGACAAAACACCCTACAGACTATTTTCCGCTTCTTGTTACTGAGAGAGGATTTGAGATTGTAACTAAGTGAGCTCAGGACACTTCATTTTCTCACCTTTATAAATCCACAATTTCAAAACTGACTTCCTCGCCTTTCGAATTATAAGCTTTCCAAGATTCTTCATTATAAGGATAGCTAACAATCAAATGCACTCCTCCAAACTTTGCAAATAACTCTTTATCAGGTTTTGAGGGCAGGAAAGAAGTTGTTGGATGCGAATGGATAGTACCTACAACTCCAAAATCTACTGGCAGCATATGCAATCTCAGCAAAGCGCCTTCGTTGCCAGAAATTGTTCCTGGAATCAATATCAGTTCGTTAATAACGAATTTTTCAGCTTTCAAAAAACCAGCAAACTCTTTAGGATGCTCTTCTTTAGAACATTCCAAAATCATTTTCAAAACTTTTCTATCAATTTTCCAGCTTGAAAATTCTTTTTTCTTAGAAAACAAAAATATCATTTCAATCTAACAAATTGTGCTTGCTTATCAGATATACTCATAGTTACTTTATCTTTAGCATTTAGCTTTCGCTCGTATTGACCGTCAATAGCAAGAATCCAATCTTTACCTTTAAGCAAAGAAATTTTAATTTCGCTCTCTGCACCAATAACCAATGGTTTGGCTAATTGCCTAAAAGGTGCTATAGGTGCTAGAACAAAAGCTTTTAGTTTGGAATCTATTACAGGAGCTCCTACGCTAAACGCGTAAGAAGTACTTCCAGTTGGTGTAGCTATTATAATACCATCTGCTGCAATTTCTTGCAAGTGCGAGTTTATTTCTACTTTGAAATTACAGATTTTAGCAACTTTTGCAGTATGCACTACAACTTCGTTTGTAGCATCTGGTAAACGCTCTTTACTCAAAATAGTTTTTAACTTTATTCTGCTCTCAATTTTATATTTACCTGCTAGAATTTTAGCTAGAGCATCTTTGAGATTTTCAACGCTTTGCACTTCAGCTAAAAATCCTACAGCACCTGCTTTCACACCAAGCAAAGGAACATTATAACTTTGCAAAGCTCTTAAAATAGTACCGTCTCCACCTATTGCGATCACAATATCTGCATTAATTAGATTTGAGAATTTCTTCCTGAGCTTTGAAGCTAAAGTTTTCTCAACCAAAACCTCAGCTATATCAGATAAAAACTCTATTGCTTTCTTGGCAATTTCTAGAGCATCTTTCCTATCTGTTCTTGCAACAATTCCTACCCTCATTT contains:
- a CDS encoding NADP-dependent malic enzyme, which encodes MKKTTVEELLAKAKKPGIEALKLHPFYQGKVEVVPKCAIRGFDDFAIWYTPGVAEPCKEIKDDIEKVYELTNKWNNVAVVSDGTRVLGLGDIGPHAGMPVMEGKALLFKYLGGVDAFPVCLATKDAEEIIEAVKIIEPCFGGINLEDIEQPKCFYILDRLRKEMDIPVWHDDQQGTAAITLAALINALKLVGKKKQEVLIAMIGAGAANICAARIIIKAGVKPGNIIMADSKGILNKDRKELEKTHPEKWELCLKTNSENRHGNIPEALKNADVCIAASKPGPDTIKKEWIAEMNDNAIVFTEANPVPEIWPWEAKEAGARIVATGRSDFPNQINNSIGFPGIFRGTLDVRAKTITDEMCIAASFELAKCAEDKGLHEEYIVPTMDEWEVFPREAVAVALKAIEQGVARKCLTKKELYEIACSVIERARNLTKVSMKEGFIKKPL
- a CDS encoding ATPase domain-containing protein, coding for MISYDRIKTYVSGLDEKMEGGIPKRYVVLISGPAGSMKSSLVFNILYNSARERKIKGLYLSLEQSRESLIRHMQKLNMNIENVKDYVTVMDLGKVRKEVGEEVVAAGFKIEEGRKISWIRSLKDQIENYKQMLRFEIVVIDSLDALCALSVMDNPRSEMFHFFEDLRSLGLTTFVVSEMPGESKLFGKYEIESFLSDGIIHLATERTGKTVGRYISVVKMRETKHPTDYFPLLVTERGFEIVTK
- a CDS encoding Mov34/MPN/PAD-1 family protein, with product MIFLFSKKKEFSSWKIDRKVLKMILECSKEEHPKEFAGFLKAEKFVINELILIPGTISGNEGALLRLHMLPVDFGVVGTIHSHPTTSFLPSKPDKELFAKFGGVHLIVSYPYNEESWKAYNSKGEEVSFEIVDL
- a CDS encoding NAD(+)/NADH kinase produces the protein MRVGIVARTDRKDALEIAKKAIEFLSDIAEVLVEKTLASKLRKKFSNLINADIVIAIGGDGTILRALQSYNVPLLGVKAGAVGFLAEVQSVENLKDALAKILAGKYKIESRIKLKTILSKERLPDATNEVVVHTAKVAKICNFKVEINSHLQEIAADGIIIATPTGSTSYAFSVGAPVIDSKLKAFVLAPIAPFRQLAKPLVIGAESEIKISLLKGKDWILAIDGQYERKLNAKDKVTMSISDKQAQFVRLK